The genomic region GGTGGGTGAGCAGCTCGTCGGGGGCCAGGTCGATGTCGGCGAGGGTGCGGACGGCGGTGCGCAGCCGGCCCATGGTGGCCGAGGCCTGGATGCCGTGGCCGACGACGTCGCCGACGACCATCGCGACGCGCATCCCGGACAGCGGGATCACGTCGAACCAGTCGCCGCCCACGCCGGAGCGGGTGGCGGGCAGATAGCGGGAGGCCGCCTCCACGGCGGCCGTGCGCGGCAGTGTGCGGGGCAGCAGGCTGCGTTGCAGCGTGAGCGTCGTCTCGCGCTCGCGGGAGTAGCGGCGGGCGTTGTCGATGCAGACGGCGGCGCGGGCCGTGACCTCCTCGGCCAGCAGCACGTCGTCGGCCGTGAAGGGCTCGGGGCGCCGGAAGCGGGTGAAGACCGCGACCCCGAGGGTCGAGCCCCTGGCCTGGAGCGGCACGGACATCGTGGAGTGGATGCCGTACTCGCGGACCCGCCGGAACCGGACCGGGTCCCAGGCGAGCCACTTCGCGAGGTCGCCGCCGTCCGCTCCGGAGGCCACGACCGCGTGGCCCAGGATGAGCGAGGCGGCCTGCGGGGAGTTCTCCGGATAGACGTCCACCTGCCCCGGCTTGGCCACGGCCTCGGGGCTGCCCGAGTTGACCGACTGGTGGGCGGCCCGGCGCAGGCTCACCGGCGGGGCCGGCGGGCCGGCCGACTCGCCGCCGTGCTCCTGTACGTCGAGCAGGTCCACGCTGACGAAGTCGGCGAGCGCCGGGACGCACACGTCCGCCAGCTCCTGGGCCGTACGGGTGACGTCGAGGGTGGTGCCGATGCGCACGCTCGCCTCGTTGACCAGCTGGAGCCGCTCCCGGGACCGGTACTGCTCGGTGAAGTCGTGGGCCGTCACGCACACGCCCCGCACGCGCCCGGAGTCGTCGGTGAGCGGTGCGAGCCGGGCCAGCCAGGCGTGCGCCCCCCGGCTCTCGCCGCTGGCCTTCATGTACGTCTGCATGTCCTGTCGCCGGCCGGTGCTCAGCACGCGGCGCAGATTCTCCTCCAGCTCCGTGTTCTGCGGCCGGCTGCCGACGTCGGTGGGCCGCAGGCCCCGCAGCCGGTCGGCGGGCAGCCCGAGGAGGTCCGCCATGGCGTCGTTGACGCCGCGCAGCCGCAGCTCCTCGTCGAAGATCATCGTGGCGCAGGGTGACTGCGTCAGCGCCGCCCGCACCAGCGGGTCGTCCGGCAGCTCCCCATCTGGGGCCTTCGGCGGGGACACGGCGAGCCACTCGGCAGCCTCCGGGCCGTCCGGCGGTCTGCGGTGGGCGAGCACCCACACGGAGACCGTGTGTCCGTCGCGGTGACGCAGCGTGAGCGTCCCGTTCCAGCGGGAGTCGGCGGGCACGGGGGGCGCGGCCGCTCCGTCGGCCAGCAGCTCGGCGGCCGGGCGGCCCAGGACCTCGGCGGCCGGGTGGCCCAGCAGACGGTGTGCGCCCTCGCTCCACTCGGTGAGCGTGCCGTCGGCGGCGATGACGGCACGGGCGGCCACGCCATCGTCGAACGGCTGGTCCGGGCTCATCGTCGCCACTCCATACGGACACTCACAGTGATCAGGGAGGTCGCTTGAGTTCCAGACTAGTCCGTGGGCGCCCGACGTGGACCGGTAACCCCTGTGCCGCCGGTCGCGCACGGTCGGGGCGCAATTCCGGCCGATGGGATGCCCGGGACAGAACGGCGCTGCCGCACCCTTGACGGCCTTGTGTGACACCTCGACAGAATCTGTTTGTTCACGATTAGTTGTGAGTACTTCTGGGACTTGATGAGGGAGAGCCGCCATGTCGGTCACGCGCAGATCGGTCCTGCTCGCCTCCGCCGCCGCGCCCGCGGCCGGAACACTGCTGGGTGTCCCGGAGGCGTGGGCCGCCGATGGGGCGCGCGGCGCGTCCGGTCGCCGCACCGTCGCGTTGCGCGACGGCTGGCGCTTCGCGCTGGTCAACCCGGGCGGGATCACCGACCCGACCGGCGACTACGCAGACGCCGCCCAGCCCGGCTACGACGACTCGCGGTGGCGGGAGGTCGCCGTCCCGCACGACTGGAGCATCGAGCAGGCCCCCACCACCGACCACGGCACCACCAGCGGCACCGGCTTCCTCCCCGGCGGCCTCGGCTGGTACCGCCTCGCCTTCACCCTGCCGCCCGCCCTCGCCGGCAAGCGGATCTCGGTGGAGTTCGACGGTGTCTACATGGACTCCTCCGTCCACTGCAACGGCACGGAGGCCGGCCGTCACCCCTACGGCTACACCGGTTTCGCCTTCGACCTGACCGATCTCGTGCACACCGACGGCGCCACCGAGAACGTGCTCGCGGTCGAGGTCCGGCACCGGCTCCCCAGCAGCCGCTGGTACTCGGGCAGCGGCATCTACCGCGAGGCCCGCCTGGTGATCACCGAGCCGGTGCACGTGGCCCGCTGGGGCACCCGCGTCACCACACCCGAGATCTCCGCCGAGCGGGCCGTCGTACGGATCGACACGTCGGTCGTCAACGCGTCGGGCGCGGACGCGGACGTCGAGGTCGTCTCCCGGATCGTCGATCCGAAGGGCCGGACGGTCGCCCGTACCGCCTCGACGGCCGCCGTCACCGACGAGCAGACCGAGACCCACGAACTCACGGTCCGGCGCCCCCAGCTCTGGGACATCGCGGCCCCGCACCGCTACACCCTGCACACCGAACTGCGCGTCGGCGGCAGGACCACCGACACCTACCGCACGCGCTTCGGCTTCCGCACCTTCCGCTTCGACCCGGACGAGGGCTTCTTCCTCAACGGCACCCACCACAAGCTCAAGGGCGTCGACCTCCACCACGACCTCGGCGCCCTCGGCGCCGCCGTCAGCATCGACGCCGTCCGCCGCCAGATGGAGATCATGCGGTCCATGGGCGTCAACGCCCTGCGCACCTCCCACAACCCGCCCGCGCCGGAGGTGATCCAGGTCTGCGAGGAGCTGGGCGTCGTGATGCTGGTGGAGGCGTTCGACTGCTGGCGCACCGGAAAGAACCGGTACGACTACGGCCGGTTCTTCGACGAGTGGTGCGAGACGGACGCCACCGAGATGGTGCTGGCGGCCCGCAACTCGCCCGCCGTGCTGATGTGGTCCATCGGCAACGAGGTCCCGGACTCCACCTCCACGGCCGGCCTCGCCATGGCCGACCGGATCATCGCCGCGATCAGGGCCGCGGACGACACCCGCCCGCTGGTCATCGGCTCCGACAAGTACCGCCGCCTGCCCGCCAAGGGCTCCGCGGCCGACCTGATGCTGGCCAAGCTGGACGGCCTCGGTCTCAACTACAACACCGCCAAGTCGGTGGACCAGCTGCACGCGGCCTACCCGCACCTCTTCCTCTTCGAGTCCGAGTCCTCCTCGGAGACGTCGACGCGGGGCGAGTACCAGGAGCCCGAACACCTCAACACCGGCGAGAACCACACGCCCGGAAGGCGCGGAACCTCCTCCTACGACAACAACCTCGCCTCCTGGACCATGAGCGGCGAGTACGGCCACAAGAAGGACCGCGACCGCAAGTGGTTCGCCGGGCAGTTCCTGTGGTCGGGCATCGACTACATCGGCGAACCCACGCCGTACGACGTCTTCCCGGTCAAGGCGTCCTTCTTCGGCGCGGTCGACACCGCGGGCTTCCCGAAGGACATGTACTACCTGTTCCGGAGCCAGTGGACCAGCGAGCCGATGGTCCACCTGCTGCCGATGACCTGGAACCACGCCGAGGGCGACACGGTCGAGGTCTGGGCGTACGCCAACGTCGACACCGTCGAGCTGTTCCTCAACGGACAGTCCCTGGGCGTACGGCGGTTCGACAGCAAGAAGACCGTCGACGGCCGCACGTACCTGGAGACGACCGAGGCGACCGGCGACGACAAGACCTTCACCGACGGCCCCTATCCCGGCAGCTACACCAGCCCGAACGGCAGCGCCGGCAAGCTCCACCTGACGTGGAAGGTGCCCTGTGCGCCGGGCGAGCTGAAGGCGGTCGCGCGGCAGGACGGCAAGGTGGTCGCCACCGACGTGCTGCGCACCGCCGGCGCCCCGCACGTGATACGCCTGACACCGGACCGCACGTCCCTCGCCGCCGACGGGCGTTCTCTGGTCTTCGTGACCGCCGAGGTGGTCGACCGCCGCGGTGTGGTGGTGCCCGACGCGGAGCACCTGCTCTCCTTCGAGGTGGCGGGCGGCTCCCTCGCCGGGCTCGACAACGGCCGCCAGGAGA from Streptomyces chartreusis NRRL 3882 harbors:
- a CDS encoding SpoIIE family protein phosphatase, whose protein sequence is MSPDQPFDDGVAARAVIAADGTLTEWSEGAHRLLGHPAAEVLGRPAAELLADGAAAPPVPADSRWNGTLTLRHRDGHTVSVWVLAHRRPPDGPEAAEWLAVSPPKAPDGELPDDPLVRAALTQSPCATMIFDEELRLRGVNDAMADLLGLPADRLRGLRPTDVGSRPQNTELEENLRRVLSTGRRQDMQTYMKASGESRGAHAWLARLAPLTDDSGRVRGVCVTAHDFTEQYRSRERLQLVNEASVRIGTTLDVTRTAQELADVCVPALADFVSVDLLDVQEHGGESAGPPAPPVSLRRAAHQSVNSGSPEAVAKPGQVDVYPENSPQAASLILGHAVVASGADGGDLAKWLAWDPVRFRRVREYGIHSTMSVPLQARGSTLGVAVFTRFRRPEPFTADDVLLAEEVTARAAVCIDNARRYSRERETTLTLQRSLLPRTLPRTAAVEAASRYLPATRSGVGGDWFDVIPLSGMRVAMVVGDVVGHGIQASATMGRLRTAVRTLADIDLAPDELLTHLDDLVVRLSQESGVDAGTGEVGATCLYAVYDPVSRRCTLARAGHPQPLLVPPDGPARQLDLPSGPPLGVGGLPFESAEVELREGSVLAFHTDGLLASRERDVDASHRTLREALSAPSDSLDEICDRVLHALLPPSGSADDVALLLARTRGLPSSQVATWDIPADPALVAPIRKQVVDQLDQWGLTEATFTAELVVSELVTNAIRYGAAPIRLRLIHDGSTLICEVSDTSHTAPHLRRAKTWDEGGRGLLLVAQLTQRWGSRHTAEGKTIWAELALLDEV
- a CDS encoding glycoside hydrolase family 2 TIM barrel-domain containing protein, with the protein product MSVTRRSVLLASAAAPAAGTLLGVPEAWAADGARGASGRRTVALRDGWRFALVNPGGITDPTGDYADAAQPGYDDSRWREVAVPHDWSIEQAPTTDHGTTSGTGFLPGGLGWYRLAFTLPPALAGKRISVEFDGVYMDSSVHCNGTEAGRHPYGYTGFAFDLTDLVHTDGATENVLAVEVRHRLPSSRWYSGSGIYREARLVITEPVHVARWGTRVTTPEISAERAVVRIDTSVVNASGADADVEVVSRIVDPKGRTVARTASTAAVTDEQTETHELTVRRPQLWDIAAPHRYTLHTELRVGGRTTDTYRTRFGFRTFRFDPDEGFFLNGTHHKLKGVDLHHDLGALGAAVSIDAVRRQMEIMRSMGVNALRTSHNPPAPEVIQVCEELGVVMLVEAFDCWRTGKNRYDYGRFFDEWCETDATEMVLAARNSPAVLMWSIGNEVPDSTSTAGLAMADRIIAAIRAADDTRPLVIGSDKYRRLPAKGSAADLMLAKLDGLGLNYNTAKSVDQLHAAYPHLFLFESESSSETSTRGEYQEPEHLNTGENHTPGRRGTSSYDNNLASWTMSGEYGHKKDRDRKWFAGQFLWSGIDYIGEPTPYDVFPVKASFFGAVDTAGFPKDMYYLFRSQWTSEPMVHLLPMTWNHAEGDTVEVWAYANVDTVELFLNGQSLGVRRFDSKKTVDGRTYLETTEATGDDKTFTDGPYPGSYTSPNGSAGKLHLTWKVPCAPGELKAVARQDGKVVATDVLRTAGAPHVIRLTPDRTSLAADGRSLVFVTAEVVDRRGVVVPDAEHLLSFEVAGGSLAGLDNGRQESAERYQASTRTAFHGKALAIVRSGTKTGTVKVTARADGLRTGTATVRATRAADRAETAPPAFAPEHPAPVDYPHADASYSGRPDTLPAAMLDGDPATGWSNGFFKQATALLPAFDGARTEDWVTVDHGRVRGFDRVDVSFTVDATHSLPAAIEVAVWGGRAWRAAEGTAIDWATASDAPTVITFKAVRGSRIRLTMTSRHPDEARGAVRISRLETPAA